CGGGGATGTACATAGGTTCGACCAGTGCACGTGGACTTCATCATCTCGTCTGGGAAGTCGTCGACAATAGTATCGATGAGGCATTAGCCGGCTTCTGTACGAAGATTGATGTCATAGTACACAAGAATAATAGTGTCACCGTTATTGATAATGGTCGTGGTATTCCGGTTGGTGAGAATGCGAAGTTGAAACGTCCGACTTTGGAAGTTGTTCTAACGGTTCTTCATGCAGGCGGTAAATTTGGTGGGGATGATTCCGGCTATAAAGTATCGGGGGGTCTCCATGGTGTAGGTATCTCTGTTGTTAATGCCTTGTCTGAGCTGCTGACGGTTCAAGTTAAGCGTGAGGGCAAAATTCATGAACAAGAGTATCGCCGCGGTGCGCCGCAATATGACGTGAAAGTCATTGGTGAAACAGAAGAAACCGGTACACAAGTGACGTTCCAGCCAGATCCGGAGATTTTCAAAGAAACCGTTGAGTATGATTACGATATTCTGCAATCCAGGATTCGCGAGCTGGCCTTCTTGAACAAAGGCATTGAAATTAATCTAATTGATGAACGTACGGATACTTCAAATACACACATGTATGAGGGCGGAATTGTTTCCTTCGTTCAGCATTTAAACCGTAACCGGGAAGTCGTTAATGAAACGCCGATCTATGTGGAGGGATCCAAGGATAATATCTCCATTGAGATCGCACTTCAGTACAACGACAGCTATACGGAGAATATTTACTCTTTCGCCAATAATATCAATACCCATGAGGGCGGTACGCACGAATCTGGTTTCAAAAGCGCATTAACGCGGATTTTGAACGATTATGCCCGCAAGAGCAATTCCTTGAAAGAAAGTGATTCGAACCTTTCCGGAGATGATGTGCGTGAAGGCCTTGCCGCTATTATTTCTGTGAAAATTCCGGAGCCTCAATTCGAGGGTCAAACGAAGACCAAACTAGGAAATAGTGAAGTTCGTGGTATCGTAGAGTCTCTATTTGCAGAGAAATTGCAAGAATTCATGGAAGAAAATCCGGCAACAGCGAAGAAGATCCTTGAAAAAGGTATTCAGGCCGCAAGAGCCAGAGAAGCAGCTCGCAAAGCGAGAGAGCTTACACGTCGCAAAAGTGCATTAGAAGTCAGCGCCCTGCCAGGTAAACTAGCAGATTGCTCCTCCAAAGATGCTTCGATAAGTGAAATTTATATCGTAGAAGGTGACTCCGCAGGTGGTTCAGCTAAGCAAGGACGTGATCGTCACTTCCAAGCCATTCTGCCGCTTCGCGGAAAAATCTTGAACGTAGAGAAAGCGCGATTGGATCGTATTTTGTCCAATACCGAGATTCGCGCAATGATTACAGCTTTCGGTACAGGGATCAGTGATGATTTCGATATTGCCAAAGCGCGTTATCACAAAATTATTATTATGACCGATGCCGACGTCGATGGAGCGCATATTCGTACACTGCTGCTCACTTTCTTCTACCGGTACATGAAAAAGTTAATCGAAACCGGTTATGTGTATATTGCGCAGCCCCCTCTTTTCAAATTGGAGCGCAACAAAACGGTTCGATATGCTTATAACGAGAAGCAAAGAGAAACCATTATGCAAGAATTTGGTGAAGGCGCCAAAGTCAATGTACAGCGTTATAAAGGACTGGGTGAAATGAATCCGGAGCAGTTATGGGAAACGACAATGGATCCGGAAAGCCGTACATTCTTGCAAGTAACGATCGAAGACGCGATCGAAGCAGATACACTTTTTGATTCTTTGATGGGCGACAATGTAGAGCCTCGAAGAGATTTCATTGAGGAACACGCTAAGTATGTGAAAAATCTAGATATCTAAACGTCCCAGACGTTGCTAACGATGTAAGCTTTCAGGAGGAACATTCATGAGCGAAGAATTACATTCGCAAGTCAAAGAAATTGACATTTCGACCGAAATGCGTACATCCTTCTTAGACTATGCGATGAGTATCATTGTCAGTCGTGCACTGCCAGATGTAAGAGACGGCCTGAAGCCGGTTCATCGTCGTATCTTGTTTGCGATGTCTGAGCTGGGGATGTCTCCAGATAAACCACATAAGAAATCAGCGAGAATCGTTGGCGAAGTTATCGGTAAGTACCATCCGCATGGCGATACGGCTGTGTATGAAACGATGGTTCGGATGGCGCAAGACTTCTCACTTCGTTATATGCTTGTTGATGGCCATGGTAACTTTGGATCGATCGATGGTGATATGGCAGCAGCTATGCGTTATACGGAGGCTCGTCTGTCGAAGATTGCTATGGAGCTCCTTCGGGATATTAACAGAGAAACTATCGACTACAAGCCTAACTATGACGGCGAAGAAAATGAGCCGGTCGTTCTTCCTTCCCGTTTTCCAAACTTATTGGTGAACGGGAGTTCAGGGATTGCGGTTGGGATGGCAACGAACATCCCGCCGCATAACCTGCGTGAGGTCATTGAAGGCATCCAGTTGATGATTCAGAATCCAGAGATTACGCCCCTTGAGCTGATGCAAGTTATTAAAGGACCGGATTTCCCAACGGCTGGCTTTATTTTGGGCCGTGAAGGAATCAGACAAGCCTATCAAACAGGCAGAGGTTCCGTTACGATGCGTGCTAGAACTGTTATCGAGGAAAATAATAACAAAGCTAGAATCATCGTGAATGAGCTGCCATATCAAGTAAATAAAGCCAGACTCGTTGAAAAAATTGCGGAGCTTGTTCGTGAGAAGAAAATTGACGGTATCACGGATCTTAGAGATGAGTCCGATCGCAACGGGATGCGGGTTGTTATTGAGCTTCGTCGCGACGTCAATCCGAATGTTGTTCTGAACAACTTGTTCAAACAAACAGCGATGCAGTCGAACTTCGGTATTATTATGCTAGCGCTAGTTAATGGCGAGCCAAGAGTACTGAATCTTCGCGAGATGCTGCACTATTACCTCAAGCATCAACAAGAAGTTATCCGTCGCAGAACGGAATATGATTTGCGCAAAGCGGAAGCACGCGCGCATATCCTAGAAGGTCTGCGCATTGCTCTTGACCACTTGGATCAAGTGATTGCATTGATTCGTGCTTCCAGAACAACGGATGAAGCTAGAGAAGGACTCATGTCTACGTTCCATCTGAGCCTGGATCAAGCTCAAGCTATTCTGGATATGCGCCTACAGCGCTTAACTGGTTTAGAGCGTGAGAAGATCGAAGCTGAGTACGCGGAACTTATGAAGAAAATCGCTGAGCTTAAAGCGATTCTTGCTGATGAGCAGCTGATCTTGGCCATCATTAGCGAAGAATTGAATGAAATCAAAGAGAAATTCGGTGACGAGCGACGTTCCGAAATCACGGTTGGCGAGGAAAGCATCGAAGATGAAGACCTTATTCCGCGTGAAGATGTCGTTATCACGATCACACATACGGGCTATATTAAGCGTCTACCGGTTACGACGTATCGGAATCAGAAGCGTGGCGGACGAGGCATTGTGGGTATGGATACCAAAGACAATGACTTCGTGGAACACTTGTTCGTAACCAATACGCATCACTATCTGTTGTTCTTTACGAACAAGGGGAAAGTGTACCGTCTGAAAGCTTACGAGATTCCGGATTTGAGTCGGACAGCTCGGGGAACACCAATTATTAACTTAATCCAGATTGAGCAAGGCGAGACGGTGAATGCGGTCATTCCGGTCGAAAGCTTCGAAACGGAGCAGTACCTATTCTTTGCAACGAAGCAAGGTGTTGTGAAGAAAACGCCGATCGACGATTACTCAAATATTCGTAAGGGTGGCTTAATTGCTATCAACTTGCGTGAAGATGATGATCTCATTGGAGTTAAGCTAACCGACGGCAACCAGGGTATTATCATGGGGACCAAGCTAGGTATGTCTATCCACTTCCCAGAGCAAGACGTGCGTTCCATGGGCAGATCTGCTACAGGGGTCAAAGGGATACAACTGGATGATGAGGATGCCGTAATTGATATGGATGTTGTCCATGAAGACAACAGTGTACTCATTGTGACGGCAAAAGGTTTCGGTAAACGAACACCTGTTTCTGAATATCGCATCCAGTCCCGTGGCGGTAAAGGGATCAAAACGCTGAACGTTACAGATAAAAACGGTGCTGTTGTCGGACTTAAAGTCGTACAAGAAGATGAAGATCTAATGATTATCACTGCATTAGGTACTGTCATTCGAACAAGTATGGACGGTATTTCTGTCATGGGTCGTAATACACAAGGTGTGCGCCTAATCAATATCCGTGAAGACGATGAAGTCGGAACTTTGGCTCGTGTGCAGAAGAATGAAGAGCAGAACGAGAACGAAGAAGACGGCGATTGGGAAGAATCAGAAGCAGCAGATTCAGAAGAATAAAATGTGGGGATGGGGCTTACAAACCCATCCCTTTTACTTTACAATGAGTAGTAATACGACAAGTTAAGGTGAGTGAGTAATCGTGCCGACGGTAGCCGTTTCGCAATTAAAATATGGTGAAAAATTAGGCGATAACGTAATAACGAAATTAGGGAATGTCCTTTTTAATAAAGGGAAACTGATAAATGATCGAGATATTGAAATTCTCAAAGCATTTCTGATTTCGTCTGTCTT
Above is a genomic segment from Paenibacillus sp. HWE-109 containing:
- the gyrA gene encoding DNA gyrase subunit A, producing the protein MSEELHSQVKEIDISTEMRTSFLDYAMSIIVSRALPDVRDGLKPVHRRILFAMSELGMSPDKPHKKSARIVGEVIGKYHPHGDTAVYETMVRMAQDFSLRYMLVDGHGNFGSIDGDMAAAMRYTEARLSKIAMELLRDINRETIDYKPNYDGEENEPVVLPSRFPNLLVNGSSGIAVGMATNIPPHNLREVIEGIQLMIQNPEITPLELMQVIKGPDFPTAGFILGREGIRQAYQTGRGSVTMRARTVIEENNNKARIIVNELPYQVNKARLVEKIAELVREKKIDGITDLRDESDRNGMRVVIELRRDVNPNVVLNNLFKQTAMQSNFGIIMLALVNGEPRVLNLREMLHYYLKHQQEVIRRRTEYDLRKAEARAHILEGLRIALDHLDQVIALIRASRTTDEAREGLMSTFHLSLDQAQAILDMRLQRLTGLEREKIEAEYAELMKKIAELKAILADEQLILAIISEELNEIKEKFGDERRSEITVGEESIEDEDLIPREDVVITITHTGYIKRLPVTTYRNQKRGGRGIVGMDTKDNDFVEHLFVTNTHHYLLFFTNKGKVYRLKAYEIPDLSRTARGTPIINLIQIEQGETVNAVIPVESFETEQYLFFATKQGVVKKTPIDDYSNIRKGGLIAINLREDDDLIGVKLTDGNQGIIMGTKLGMSIHFPEQDVRSMGRSATGVKGIQLDDEDAVIDMDVVHEDNSVLIVTAKGFGKRTPVSEYRIQSRGGKGIKTLNVTDKNGAVVGLKVVQEDEDLMIITALGTVIRTSMDGISVMGRNTQGVRLINIREDDEVGTLARVQKNEEQNENEEDGDWEESEAADSEE
- the gyrB gene encoding DNA topoisomerase (ATP-hydrolyzing) subunit B; the encoded protein is MSVNQNAYDDSQIQVLEGLEAVRKRPGMYIGSTSARGLHHLVWEVVDNSIDEALAGFCTKIDVIVHKNNSVTVIDNGRGIPVGENAKLKRPTLEVVLTVLHAGGKFGGDDSGYKVSGGLHGVGISVVNALSELLTVQVKREGKIHEQEYRRGAPQYDVKVIGETEETGTQVTFQPDPEIFKETVEYDYDILQSRIRELAFLNKGIEINLIDERTDTSNTHMYEGGIVSFVQHLNRNREVVNETPIYVEGSKDNISIEIALQYNDSYTENIYSFANNINTHEGGTHESGFKSALTRILNDYARKSNSLKESDSNLSGDDVREGLAAIISVKIPEPQFEGQTKTKLGNSEVRGIVESLFAEKLQEFMEENPATAKKILEKGIQAARAREAARKARELTRRKSALEVSALPGKLADCSSKDASISEIYIVEGDSAGGSAKQGRDRHFQAILPLRGKILNVEKARLDRILSNTEIRAMITAFGTGISDDFDIAKARYHKIIIMTDADVDGAHIRTLLLTFFYRYMKKLIETGYVYIAQPPLFKLERNKTVRYAYNEKQRETIMQEFGEGAKVNVQRYKGLGEMNPEQLWETTMDPESRTFLQVTIEDAIEADTLFDSLMGDNVEPRRDFIEEHAKYVKNLDI